From Campylobacter peloridis LMG 23910, the proteins below share one genomic window:
- a CDS encoding toprim domain-containing protein produces the protein MYYNSSTNTSLALQSFKKSLEEEGLIIDNLPIMDGKIHRVKTTNDKGRELSGAYIGYLNNNFPAGFIQNFKTGVKKNWKMQVEKNYNGNLKSSQELHNQIKKDQELREKEILALQEKTALKLEDEYNNARWANSNHAYLKKKGFDENFYLKQDKMGSLLIPLKDENGKLWSLQRIFSNGDKIIGVIKTQEEKDQGVEYLAKKQGCFHIIGAKTLHNLKEFYLCEGFATGATLYKALNKPIIMAVDAGNLESVVKKLNTLYPDKNITIFADNDVKKELRGLENTGKKTALEIKEKYSNVSVILPNFTQEQSSQGMSDFNDLMLLKGLEFVTKEIKMQMFRDKVICLKKENSDKELTRD, from the coding sequence ATGTATTATAATAGTTCAACCAACACCTCCCTAGCCCTTCAATCATTTAAAAAATCACTTGAAGAAGAAGGATTAATTATAGATAATTTACCTATTATGGATGGTAAAATTCATAGAGTAAAAACTACTAATGATAAAGGTAGAGAATTAAGTGGTGCTTATATTGGATATTTAAATAACAATTTTCCTGCAGGTTTTATACAAAATTTTAAAACAGGCGTAAAGAAAAATTGGAAAATGCAAGTAGAAAAAAACTATAATGGTAATTTAAAAAGTTCTCAAGAATTACATAATCAAATAAAAAAAGATCAAGAGCTTAGAGAAAAAGAAATTTTAGCCTTACAAGAAAAAACTGCCTTAAAATTAGAAGATGAATATAATAATGCAAGATGGGCTAATTCTAACCATGCTTACTTAAAGAAAAAAGGCTTTGATGAAAACTTTTATCTTAAACAAGATAAAATGGGTTCATTATTAATTCCTTTAAAAGATGAAAATGGAAAATTATGGTCACTTCAAAGAATATTTTCAAATGGAGATAAAATCATAGGAGTAATTAAAACTCAAGAAGAAAAAGATCAAGGTGTGGAATATCTTGCAAAAAAACAAGGTTGTTTTCATATTATAGGAGCTAAAACACTTCATAATTTAAAAGAATTTTATTTATGTGAAGGTTTTGCTACTGGTGCTACTTTGTATAAAGCTTTAAATAAACCTATCATTATGGCAGTAGATGCTGGTAATTTAGAAAGTGTGGTTAAAAAACTAAATACTCTCTATCCTGATAAAAATATCACAATATTTGCTGATAATGATGTAAAAAAAGAATTAAGAGGTTTAGAAAATACAGGTAAAAAAACAGCTTTAGAGATTAAAGAAAAATATTCTAATGTTAGTGTAATTTTACCAAATTTTACACAAGAGCAAAGCTCTCAAGGTATGAGTGATTTTAATGATTTAATGCTTTTAAAAGGGTTAGAATTTGTAACAAAAGAAATTAAAATGCAGATGTTTAGGGATAAAGTAATATGCCTAAAAAAAGAAAATTCTGATAAAGAATTAACTAGGGATTAA
- a CDS encoding EexN family lipoprotein yields MKKVVLGLASLSLIVFLGACSSEPKSMEYFKDVKNEKELKDTLKYCKDNRDSILKDKTSKEYIECENAFKADIGKSMGKEPLDYGELRKKYDKEADALFD; encoded by the coding sequence ATGAAAAAAGTAGTTTTAGGGTTAGCTTCTCTTAGTCTTATTGTTTTTTTAGGTGCTTGTTCATCAGAGCCTAAGTCTATGGAATATTTTAAAGATGTTAAAAATGAAAAAGAATTAAAAGATACTTTAAAATATTGTAAAGATAATAGAGACTCTATACTAAAAGATAAAACTTCAAAAGAATATATAGAATGTGAAAATGCTTTTAAAGCAGATATAGGTAAATCAATGGGGAAAGAGCCTTTGGATTATGGCGAGCTTAGAAAAAAATATGATAAAGAAGCTGATGCTTTGTTTGACTAA
- a CDS encoding AAA family ATPase, with protein sequence MITNLKIKNFKSISDYNFEFKPLTILAGTNSSGKSSIIQALLFCSYYANKDIYLEDYLRNFGEGKDLLCLESNENQIKITSNVNNGEIFSLVFEDNQWVKSNNNFFVFEEKLFHLCSNRIGQENFGKKHYTLRSGNNGEYLFGFYEENKNNALKNDRLICDQESDSLSMQIRFWINKILELKLEPITQKIDSSGVKILYKNYDLGMEFSPFNLGSGVSYLTKILILGLSLEKGNILIIENPEVHLHPKAISKLTDFFVFLIKAGIQLIIETHSEHILNGIRWNVFKEEISQQDVQIYYRNNINNNFQSIGINKQGKYINSNGEIIDFPEGFFDSDLDHLLEMM encoded by the coding sequence ATGATTACAAATCTTAAAATAAAAAACTTTAAAAGTATTAGTGATTACAATTTTGAGTTTAAACCATTGACAATTTTAGCTGGAACCAATTCTTCTGGTAAATCAAGTATTATCCAAGCACTTTTATTTTGTTCTTATTATGCTAATAAAGATATATATTTAGAGGATTATTTGCGTAATTTTGGAGAAGGGAAAGATCTTTTATGTTTAGAATCAAATGAAAATCAGATTAAAATTACTTCTAATGTAAACAATGGAGAAATATTTTCTTTGGTTTTTGAAGATAATCAATGGGTAAAATCAAATAATAATTTTTTTGTTTTTGAAGAAAAATTATTTCATCTTTGTTCAAATAGAATTGGACAAGAAAATTTTGGGAAAAAACATTATACTTTAAGAAGTGGGAATAATGGAGAATATTTATTTGGATTTTATGAAGAAAATAAAAATAATGCTTTAAAAAATGATAGACTTATATGCGATCAAGAATCAGATTCACTATCAATGCAAATCAGATTTTGGATAAATAAAATTTTGGAATTAAAGCTTGAGCCAATAACTCAAAAAATTGATAGCAGTGGTGTAAAAATATTGTATAAAAATTATGATTTAGGTATGGAATTTTCTCCATTTAATTTAGGTTCAGGTGTTAGCTATCTTACTAAAATATTAATTTTAGGATTATCTTTAGAAAAAGGCAATATCTTAATTATAGAAAATCCTGAAGTTCATTTGCATCCAAAAGCGATTTCAAAATTAACTGATTTTTTTGTTTTTTTAATAAAAGCTGGAATTCAATTAATAATAGAAACCCATTCTGAACATATACTTAATGGAATTCGATGGAATGTTTTTAAAGAAGAAATATCACAACAAGATGTTCAAATTTATTATAGAAATAATATAAATAACAATTTCCAATCTATTGGGATTAATAAACAAGGCAAATATATTAATAGTAATGGTGAGATTATTGATTTCCCTGAGGGATTTTTTGATAGCGATTTAGATCATCTTTTGGAAATGATGTAA
- a CDS encoding DUF262 domain-containing protein has translation MKELEELEGENSLDINNDENYKQIYPLEKIRIEKGRMSLFEIKRRQERGDIQISPKFQREDVWNYKQKSELIESVLMGIPIPVFYFFESKDTKIQVVDGRQRITTFIDFMKDEFDLRQVKIITDITGKKFSDLNAVQQRKIEDYQVDTYTIQPPTPEQVKFNIFDRVNRGGTRLNNQEMRNALYQGNSTDLIDELSKEECFKKATAHSIKSNHMKDRYIILRFIGFYIYYSKIINNIEYKGNIDDFLSEIMLFLNNTMDIYLISELKLMFKNTMNFTYDNYGQDIFRFNNLNGINKRPINMALFESLSYLFTLCMQQGKKPPKEAIDNLKLEFDKSGKFVSGIDSVISVDYRFNKVDKFLKDWNDYKS, from the coding sequence ATGAAAGAATTAGAAGAATTAGAAGGTGAAAATTCTTTAGATATTAATAATGATGAAAATTATAAACAAATTTATCCTCTTGAAAAGATAAGAATAGAAAAAGGGCGTATGAGTCTTTTTGAGATAAAAAGAAGGCAAGAAAGAGGTGATATTCAAATAAGTCCGAAATTTCAAAGAGAAGATGTTTGGAATTATAAACAAAAATCAGAGCTTATAGAATCAGTGCTTATGGGTATTCCTATCCCTGTATTTTATTTTTTTGAATCTAAAGATACTAAAATTCAAGTAGTAGATGGTAGACAAAGAATTACAACATTTATTGATTTTATGAAAGATGAATTTGATTTAAGACAAGTAAAAATTATTACAGATATTACTGGCAAAAAATTTTCTGATTTAAATGCTGTCCAGCAAAGAAAGATTGAAGATTATCAGGTTGATACCTATACAATTCAACCACCAACTCCTGAGCAAGTAAAATTCAATATTTTTGATAGAGTTAATCGAGGTGGGACTAGATTAAATAATCAAGAAATGAGAAATGCTCTTTATCAAGGAAATTCCACTGATCTTATTGATGAATTAAGTAAAGAAGAGTGCTTTAAAAAAGCAACTGCTCATTCTATCAAATCAAATCATATGAAAGATAGATATATAATTTTAAGATTTATTGGATTTTATATTTATTATTCTAAAATAATCAATAATATTGAATATAAAGGAAATATTGATGATTTTTTATCTGAAATTATGTTGTTTTTAAACAATACCATGGATATATATTTAATTAGTGAACTAAAACTTATGTTTAAAAATACAATGAATTTTACATATGATAATTATGGTCAAGATATTTTTAGATTTAATAATCTTAATGGAATAAATAAAAGACCAATAAATATGGCTTTATTTGAAAGTTTAAGTTATTTATTTACTCTATGTATGCAACAAGGTAAAAAACCTCCAAAAGAAGCTATAGATAATTTAAAATTAGAATTTGATAAATCAGGGAAATTTGTTAGTGGGATTGATAGTGTAATTAGTGTAGATTATAGATTTAATAAGGTAGATAAATTTTTAAAGGATTGGAATGATTACAAATCTTAA
- a CDS encoding type II toxin-antitoxin system HicB family antitoxin produces the protein MDILYVFENCISQGNTYKKTLTNIKEAGRLYLENINLKKNY, from the coding sequence ATGGACATTTTGTATGTGTTTGAAAATTGCATTTCACAAGGAAATACCTATAAAAAAACTTTAACTAATATAAAAGAAGCCGGAAGACTTTATTTAGAAAACATTAATTTAAAGAAAAATTATTAA
- a CDS encoding replication/maintenance protein RepL, with amino-acid sequence MAKIVNLENKETKKLYSNVQEKVDAVTGEVTTVISSFLQREKTKDDFIKLFVENISFLTDNLSNPALRVVLMMIKNLNYQNVFQYNSEFVHYFESRKILGKSSVYRAIKELEDKQVIFKVTEEQRKEYDIIGSNSYIMNPQIIGKGSFKDLKKLRQTVVKTFDFDNLEFKQEVSVESEYEGLEQIKKNPDHYVIEEVKQIASDKNVVENQVIISKKDDEQINYPSLKQEKIIDVNSNIPNLTSNDNVEPTLFNGNKNEQKAMAFINEFAGMFNGAFHPSKTAKEMKKEFLESDLKKGNI; translated from the coding sequence ATGGCAAAGATAGTTAATTTAGAAAACAAAGAAACTAAAAAATTATATAGTAATGTTCAAGAGAAAGTTGATGCTGTAACAGGAGAAGTTACCACAGTAATAAGTTCTTTTTTACAAAGAGAAAAAACCAAAGATGATTTTATTAAGTTATTTGTAGAAAACATTAGTTTTCTTACTGATAATCTTTCAAATCCTGCTTTAAGAGTTGTGTTGATGATGATTAAAAATTTAAATTATCAAAATGTTTTTCAATATAATAGTGAGTTCGTTCATTATTTTGAAAGTAGGAAGATTTTAGGAAAATCAAGTGTTTATCGTGCGATAAAAGAACTTGAAGATAAACAAGTTATTTTTAAAGTAACAGAAGAGCAGAGAAAAGAATATGATATTATTGGTTCAAATTCATATATTATGAATCCTCAAATCATAGGCAAGGGTTCTTTTAAAGATCTAAAAAAATTAAGACAAACTGTCGTTAAAACTTTTGATTTTGACAATTTAGAATTTAAGCAAGAAGTGTCAGTTGAAAGTGAATATGAAGGTCTTGAGCAAATTAAAAAAAATCCAGATCATTATGTTATTGAAGAAGTTAAGCAAATAGCTTCGGATAAGAATGTTGTAGAAAATCAAGTGATTATTTCTAAAAAAGATGATGAGCAAATAAATTATCCTTCATTAAAACAAGAGAAAATAATTGATGTTAATAGTAACATTCCTAACTTAACTTCAAATGATAATGTAGAACCTACATTATTCAATGGAAACAAAAATGAGCAAAAGGCAATGGCTTTTATTAATGAATTTGCAGGTATGTTTAATGGAGCTTTTCATCCAAGTAAAACAGCCAAAGAAATGAAAAAAGAATTTTTAGAAAGTGACTTAAAAAAGGGTAATATATGA
- a CDS encoding type II toxin-antitoxin system VapC family toxin encodes MKKVFLDTNIFIDFFDEARINNEQAKQLIYFLISNEIKIVFSEDMISTIAYLIDKDKLPALMSFFKNTITNPYFDIVSFGSSVINMACDFYLQNKGDFEDYLQYFCAEKENCTAIYTMDKNFPNLKIPIKRYGDTNI; translated from the coding sequence ATGAAAAAAGTATTTCTTGATACAAATATTTTTATTGATTTTTTTGACGAAGCAAGAATAAATAATGAACAAGCTAAACAATTGATATATTTTTTAATATCTAATGAAATAAAAATAGTATTTTCAGAAGATATGATTTCAACTATCGCTTATTTAATAGATAAAGATAAATTACCAGCCCTTATGTCTTTTTTTAAAAACACAATAACAAATCCATATTTTGATATAGTTTCATTTGGATCAAGCGTTATTAATATGGCTTGTGATTTTTACTTGCAAAATAAAGGTGATTTTGAAGACTATTTGCAGTATTTTTGTGCAGAAAAAGAAAATTGCACAGCAATTTATACTATGGATAAAAATTTTCCAAATTTAAAAATACCTATAAAAAGATATGGCGATACAAACATATAA
- a CDS encoding DUF5710 domain-containing protein, whose product MPKKRMFLFVPYQDIREAKKLGAMWDNKQKQWFAPKSLDINIFKKWLDKTALNNKSNSYSTNTSLALQSFKKSLEEEGLIIDNLPIMDGKIHRVKTTNDKGRELSGAYIGYLNNNFPAGFIQNFKTGVKKNWKMQVEKNYNGNLKSSQELHNQIKKDQELREKEILALQEKTALKLEDEYNNARWANSNHAYLKKKGFDENFYLKQDKMGSLLIPLKDENGKLWSLQRIFSNGDKIIGVIKTQEEKDQGVEYLAKKQGCFHIIGAKTLHNLKEFYLCEGFATGATLYKALNKPIIMAVDAGNLESVVKKLNTLYPDKNITIFADNDVKKELRGLENTGKKTALEIKEKYSNVSVILPNFTQEQSSQGMSDFNDLMLLKGLEFVTKEIKMQMFRDMI is encoded by the coding sequence TTGCCAAAAAAAAGAATGTTTTTGTTTGTTCCATATCAAGATATTCGTGAAGCTAAAAAACTTGGTGCAATGTGGGATAACAAACAAAAACAATGGTTTGCACCAAAATCATTAGATATTAATATATTTAAAAAATGGTTAGATAAAACCGCATTAAATAATAAAAGTAATTCTTATTCAACCAACACCTCCCTAGCCCTTCAATCATTTAAAAAATCACTTGAAGAAGAAGGATTAATTATAGATAATTTACCTATTATGGATGGTAAAATTCATAGAGTAAAAACTACTAATGATAAAGGTAGAGAATTAAGTGGTGCTTATATTGGATATTTAAATAACAATTTTCCTGCAGGTTTTATACAAAATTTTAAAACAGGCGTAAAGAAAAATTGGAAAATGCAAGTAGAAAAAAACTATAATGGTAATTTAAAAAGTTCTCAAGAATTACATAATCAAATAAAAAAAGATCAAGAGCTTAGAGAAAAAGAAATTTTAGCCTTACAAGAAAAAACTGCCTTAAAATTAGAAGATGAATATAATAATGCAAGATGGGCTAATTCTAACCATGCTTACTTAAAGAAAAAAGGCTTTGATGAAAACTTTTATCTTAAACAAGATAAAATGGGTTCATTATTAATTCCTTTAAAAGATGAAAATGGAAAATTATGGTCACTTCAAAGAATATTTTCAAATGGAGATAAAATCATAGGAGTAATTAAAACTCAAGAAGAAAAAGATCAAGGTGTGGAATATCTTGCAAAAAAACAAGGTTGTTTTCATATTATAGGAGCTAAAACACTTCATAATTTAAAAGAATTTTATTTATGTGAAGGTTTTGCTACTGGTGCTACTTTGTATAAAGCTTTAAATAAACCTATCATTATGGCAGTAGATGCTGGTAATTTAGAAAGTGTGGTTAAAAAACTAAATACTCTCTATCCTGATAAAAATATCACAATATTTGCTGATAATGATGTAAAAAAAGAATTAAGAGGTTTAGAAAATACAGGTAAAAAAACAGCTTTAGAGATTAAAGAAAAATATTCTAATGTTAGTGTAATTTTACCAAATTTTACACAAGAGCAAAGCTCTCAAGGTATGAGTGATTTTAATGATTTAATGCTTTTAAAAGGACTAGAATTTGTAACAAAAGAAATTAAAATGCAGATGTTTAGGGATATGATATAA
- a CDS encoding EexN family lipoprotein, which produces MKKVVLGLASLSLIVFLGACSSEPKSMEYFKDSKNEKELKDTLKYCKDNRDSILKDKTSKEYIECENAFKADIGKSMGKEPLDSKELLDEGREKANALFD; this is translated from the coding sequence ATGAAAAAAGTAGTTTTAGGGTTAGCTTCTCTTAGTCTTATTGTTTTTTTAGGTGCTTGTTCATCAGAGCCTAAGTCTATGGAATATTTTAAAGACTCCAAAAATGAAAAAGAATTAAAAGATACTTTAAAATATTGTAAAGATAATAGAGACTCTATATTAAAAGATAAAACTTCAAAAGAATATATAGAATGTGAAAATGCTTTTAAAGCAGATATAGGCAAATCAATGGGGAAAGAGCCTTTGGATTCTAAAGAGCTTTTAGATGAAGGTAGAGAAAAAGCAAATGCTTTGTTTGACTAA
- a CDS encoding DUF5710 domain-containing protein, with translation MNIKLNIPYSEKDKLKEYGIKWNQEHKTWYLQDYKNLNYVSSYLENKNFTFYATETLNIVQGFINCWKCSKVIPVYALGSSKFIYKEKGEWLFQPKFKIFRNITAYSEDFSNILKHMNIKSLEKSFSNTAGSSYLMNKCQCCQSKQGEFFLFEEIDSIFSPNTVKEAQQLKIYDFPLLFDLGFTGEIIEILTSECSDINALIWFNAERIKIIK, from the coding sequence ATGAATATAAAACTTAATATTCCTTATTCAGAAAAAGATAAATTGAAAGAATATGGAATAAAATGGAATCAAGAACATAAAACTTGGTATTTGCAAGATTATAAAAATTTAAACTATGTTTCAAGTTATTTAGAGAATAAAAATTTTACATTTTATGCAACTGAAACTTTAAATATTGTTCAGGGATTTATTAATTGCTGGAAATGTTCTAAAGTTATACCTGTATATGCTTTGGGAAGCTCTAAATTTATTTATAAAGAAAAAGGCGAATGGTTATTTCAACCTAAATTTAAAATATTTAGAAATATAACTGCATATTCTGAAGATTTTTCTAATATTTTAAAACATATGAATATAAAATCTCTCGAAAAATCATTTTCAAATACAGCTGGAAGTTCTTATTTGATGAATAAATGCCAATGTTGCCAATCAAAACAAGGAGAGTTTTTCTTGTTTGAAGAAATAGATTCTATTTTTAGTCCTAACACTGTTAAAGAAGCACAACAACTAAAGATTTACGATTTTCCTTTATTATTTGATTTGGGTTTTACTGGAGAAATTATTGAGATACTTACAAGCGAGTGTTCAGATATTAATGCTTTAATTTGGTTTAATGCTGAGCGTATTAAAATCATTAAATAA